The following proteins are co-located in the Deltaproteobacteria bacterium genome:
- a CDS encoding NAD(P)H-hydrate dehydratase — protein sequence MKVCSVSEMRDLDRTAIETYGIKDELLMENAGIGLFTVIQQKMEVRNGEFCIFCGLGNNGGDGFVIARKIHSNGGRAKVLILGRRDKFRGSARSNLDILSRLPVEVREITSSESVREDLRHCDAVVDAIFGTGLARPVEGLYREVIELINTCGKTVFSVDIPSGISGDTGQALGTAVRADCTVTFGLPKYGNMLFPGYEHCGELYVTHISFPPILYEDDRLKVEINPIPALPTRKKDGHKGSFGDVLFIAGASGYFGAPYFAALSFLKAGGGYSRLAAPRSITPFIANKGSEIVFVPQEETKAGSLSLENEAALVELAEKMDMVVLGPGLSLAEETRRLAENLARAIPKPLLIDGDGITALCADLDIIKKREHPTILTPHLGEMSRITGMKIPEVDRNKISILRETAGKLGATIVLKGAHSLVGSPDGRVFINTSGNSGMATAGSGDVLTGTIAAMFGLGLPVPEAVRTGVFIHGLSGDLAALEKGEDGITAQDILDHLPMALKTVREGISSPLKKRYAGARII from the coding sequence ATGAAGGTTTGCAGCGTGTCCGAGATGAGGGATTTGGATCGGACGGCCATCGAGACATACGGAATCAAGGATGAACTGTTGATGGAGAACGCCGGTATCGGACTCTTTACCGTCATTCAGCAGAAGATGGAGGTCAGGAACGGGGAATTTTGCATATTCTGCGGTCTGGGTAATAATGGTGGAGACGGCTTCGTCATCGCCAGAAAGATCCATTCGAACGGCGGGAGGGCCAAGGTCTTGATCCTGGGCAGGCGGGACAAATTCAGGGGTTCGGCCAGATCGAACCTCGACATCCTTTCCAGGCTTCCCGTGGAAGTACGGGAAATCACATCCTCCGAATCCGTCCGGGAAGATCTCCGGCATTGTGATGCAGTAGTGGATGCCATCTTCGGAACCGGTCTTGCCAGGCCGGTAGAGGGCCTGTACCGGGAGGTCATTGAGCTGATCAATACCTGCGGTAAGACTGTGTTCAGCGTGGACATTCCATCGGGGATCAGCGGGGATACAGGCCAAGCACTGGGGACTGCGGTTAGGGCGGACTGCACGGTGACTTTCGGGCTTCCAAAGTACGGGAACATGCTTTTCCCCGGCTACGAACACTGCGGGGAACTCTACGTGACCCATATCTCTTTTCCGCCCATCCTTTACGAGGATGATCGCCTCAAGGTGGAAATCAATCCCATTCCCGCACTTCCCACCAGGAAAAAGGACGGCCACAAGGGGAGTTTCGGCGACGTTCTTTTCATCGCCGGGGCCTCCGGCTATTTCGGGGCCCCTTACTTTGCGGCCCTCTCCTTCCTGAAGGCCGGCGGCGGATATTCACGGCTGGCGGCCCCCCGTTCAATAACCCCCTTCATCGCAAACAAGGGGAGTGAAATCGTGTTCGTGCCCCAGGAAGAGACCAAGGCCGGAAGCCTGTCCCTTGAGAACGAGGCCGCCCTTGTGGAGCTTGCGGAAAAAATGGATATGGTGGTCCTGGGTCCCGGACTCTCCCTGGCGGAAGAGACCCGCCGACTTGCCGAAAATCTTGCCAGGGCGATCCCAAAACCGCTCCTTATCGATGGGGACGGCATTACGGCCCTCTGCGCGGACTTAGATATCATCAAGAAAAGAGAACATCCCACCATCCTCACGCCCCACCTCGGGGAGATGTCCAGGATCACGGGCATGAAAATTCCCGAGGTGGATCGGAATAAAATCAGCATACTCAGGGAGACGGCCGGAAAACTCGGAGCGACCATTGTTCTGAAAGGAGCCCATTCTCTCGTGGGAAGTCCCGACGGGCGGGTCTTCATCAACACCAGCGGCAACTCCGGCATGGCCACGGCCGGTTCGGGAGACGTTCTAACAGGTACAATCGCCGCCATGTTCGGTCTCGGCCTGCCCGTTCCGGAGGCTGTCAGGACCGGGGTATTCATTCACGGTCTTTCCGGTGACCTGGCCGCCCTGGAGAAGGGAGAGGACGGGATCACAGCCCAGGACATCCTGGACCATCTGCCTATGGCATTAAAGACAGTGCGTGAAGGAATTTCCTCTCCTTTGAAGAAAAGATACGCGGGGGCGCGTATCATTTAG
- a CDS encoding TIGR04211 family SH3 domain-containing protein yields the protein MKRIAFFFGVFLLVCLTGSLSWAEKAYVTDSFKITLRSGPSVENKIISVLTSAQAVEILETKGDWSRVQVQESGGKTREGWVLGRYLVTRVPWEIQADYYKRKNTALEKKLSETRESLNKAIDENRSLSNRLQETIRTLKDLQIRHENLKKGAEGYLELRKTHKAAQSLLVSLRKELQRLSKENDDLRASQMNKWFATGALVLLCGLLIGLMVGRQQRRRRSLY from the coding sequence ATGAAAAGGATTGCATTCTTTTTTGGCGTCTTTCTCTTGGTCTGCTTGACCGGATCCCTCTCCTGGGCGGAGAAGGCTTATGTGACCGACTCCTTTAAGATTACCCTTCGTTCCGGTCCCAGCGTGGAAAACAAGATCATCTCCGTCCTCACCTCCGCTCAGGCCGTGGAAATCCTGGAGACCAAGGGAGATTGGTCGCGCGTTCAGGTCCAGGAGAGCGGGGGAAAAACCCGTGAAGGATGGGTGCTCGGCCGATATCTCGTGACCCGTGTCCCCTGGGAAATCCAGGCTGACTATTACAAAAGAAAGAATACCGCCCTGGAGAAGAAATTGTCCGAAACCCGAGAGAGCCTGAACAAGGCAATCGATGAAAATCGAAGTCTCTCGAACCGGCTCCAGGAAACCATACGGACCTTGAAGGATCTTCAAATCCGGCACGAGAACCTTAAAAAGGGTGCTGAGGGTTATCTCGAACTCCGGAAAACCCACAAAGCCGCCCAGAGCCTACTGGTCTCTTTGCGAAAGGAACTCCAGCGCCTGAGCAAGGAAAATGACGACCTTCGGGCCTCCCAAATGAACAAGTGGTTTGCTACCGGGGCCCTGGTTCTTCTTTGCGGGCTCCTTATAGGGCTGATGGTTGGACGCCAGCAGAGAAGGAGAAGATCACTCTACTAA